One region of Ahniella affigens genomic DNA includes:
- the traC gene encoding type IV secretion system protein TraC, producing the protein MSASTSIPERAVHRGEFFPVQAFDPDSGLFLLDGAVGFGVVLAPIAGGGDLLRDKLLVALNQPFPAGTVLSICRFASPDVQTYLLDFQARRRQQTNALLQQAARQRAQFLKQGANPSGRLASARSSQILITVRLPIDQRDLDDQATDAYQLRLSFEQALRSAQVSIRTLDAPRYVRFMNVLLNHGPQASWRGELDGQYDPEQPIADQLLDADTHIDLSSPFEIKLGADTTVCLLHPKRLPDELPFGTALRYLCDTQSGVRGIREPCLISCNILYEDHDRRAAALRADELYATNQADKGISKYFPENRERLNSIKIMNESLKQGDRIVKVSLGLAVFAPDRERARAAATNAQTYWRELGMQLMFDAFALGPLWQNLMPFCADPVGQGFLKRYRTMTTRHALALAPLLGSWRGTGSPTISLLARDGELMAICPFDSQSGKNFYIAAKTGAGKSFFANELVLNLRQQGGRVYIIDAGKSYHNLAQRLEGAFVDFNAETPIGLNPFPLVRDWRDEEDMLVAIFETMATSKLPLSDYQRAALRQLLGQLFEQHGADTTVDLVATALHGAEDPRLSDLAVQLHPFTSAGAYGRYFNGPNTLDLSNAFSVYEVQGLEHREALQRVVLLQLMYQINADIYHGDVGVRKLLLIDEAWAMLAKPEMASFIFSFYRRIRKHGGSVGIITQSVADLYESSSGNAMTGGRVIAENSASIYLLAQKPESIQAAAATGRLPFSDWQLHQLRSVHTEPGAYSEIFCMTEYGAGIGRLVVSPNDALLYSTDPRDRADLERHRRSGLSLADAIQAVLAERATQRPQ; encoded by the coding sequence ATGTCGGCCTCGACTTCGATTCCCGAAAGAGCCGTGCACCGGGGTGAGTTCTTTCCCGTGCAGGCATTTGATCCCGATTCCGGATTGTTTCTGCTCGATGGCGCTGTCGGCTTTGGCGTCGTGCTCGCGCCCATCGCTGGTGGCGGCGACTTGCTCCGGGACAAGTTGTTGGTTGCGCTGAATCAGCCATTTCCAGCTGGCACCGTACTCAGCATCTGCCGGTTCGCGTCGCCGGACGTGCAAACGTATCTGCTCGATTTTCAGGCGCGCCGCCGCCAGCAAACCAACGCGTTGCTGCAACAAGCCGCACGGCAACGCGCGCAGTTTTTGAAGCAAGGCGCCAACCCCAGTGGCCGTCTCGCGTCGGCACGTTCCAGCCAAATTCTCATCACCGTGCGTCTGCCCATCGACCAGCGTGATCTCGACGATCAGGCCACCGACGCGTACCAACTTCGCCTCAGCTTCGAGCAGGCGCTGCGCTCGGCACAGGTATCGATTCGAACGCTCGATGCGCCGCGCTATGTGCGCTTCATGAACGTGCTGCTGAATCACGGGCCACAAGCGAGCTGGCGCGGTGAGCTCGACGGTCAGTATGACCCGGAGCAACCGATCGCCGACCAACTGCTCGACGCCGATACACACATCGACCTGAGTTCGCCGTTCGAGATCAAGCTGGGTGCCGACACGACCGTCTGCCTGTTGCATCCCAAACGCCTGCCCGATGAACTGCCGTTCGGCACCGCGCTGCGCTATCTGTGCGATACCCAGTCAGGTGTCCGGGGCATTCGCGAACCCTGTCTGATCAGCTGCAATATCTTGTACGAGGATCACGATCGCCGCGCCGCTGCGCTCCGGGCCGACGAACTCTATGCGACCAACCAAGCCGACAAAGGGATCAGCAAGTACTTTCCTGAAAACCGCGAGCGCCTGAACTCGATCAAGATCATGAACGAGTCGCTGAAACAGGGCGACCGCATCGTCAAGGTGAGCCTTGGTCTGGCCGTATTCGCTCCTGATCGCGAGCGCGCCCGCGCTGCGGCCACCAACGCGCAGACCTATTGGCGCGAGCTTGGCATGCAACTCATGTTCGACGCGTTCGCCCTGGGTCCGCTCTGGCAGAACCTGATGCCCTTTTGCGCCGACCCAGTCGGGCAAGGCTTCCTGAAGCGCTATCGAACCATGACCACGCGCCATGCGCTCGCGCTTGCCCCGCTGCTCGGAAGCTGGCGTGGCACCGGATCGCCGACGATCAGCCTGCTGGCGCGCGACGGAGAGTTGATGGCGATCTGCCCATTCGACTCGCAGTCGGGCAAGAACTTCTACATTGCGGCCAAGACCGGGGCCGGCAAGAGCTTCTTCGCGAACGAACTGGTGTTGAATCTCCGCCAACAGGGCGGCCGTGTGTACATCATCGATGCTGGCAAGAGTTATCACAACCTCGCGCAGCGATTAGAGGGCGCTTTCGTCGACTTCAACGCCGAAACACCCATCGGCCTGAACCCGTTTCCGCTCGTTCGCGATTGGCGGGACGAAGAGGACATGCTGGTTGCCATCTTCGAAACCATGGCCACCAGCAAGCTGCCGCTCTCCGATTACCAGCGGGCCGCGCTCAGACAATTGCTGGGGCAGCTCTTCGAACAACACGGCGCCGACACCACGGTCGATCTGGTTGCAACAGCGCTGCATGGCGCCGAGGACCCGCGCCTCAGCGACCTCGCCGTCCAACTGCATCCGTTCACCAGCGCGGGGGCCTACGGACGCTACTTCAACGGGCCCAACACGCTCGACTTGAGCAACGCGTTCAGTGTGTACGAAGTGCAAGGCCTGGAGCACCGCGAAGCCTTGCAGCGCGTCGTGCTGCTCCAGCTCATGTATCAGATCAATGCCGACATCTACCACGGTGATGTTGGCGTGCGAAAACTGCTGTTGATCGACGAAGCCTGGGCCATGCTGGCGAAGCCGGAAATGGCCTCGTTCATCTTCTCGTTCTATCGCCGCATTCGAAAGCACGGCGGCAGCGTCGGCATCATCACGCAGTCGGTTGCCGATCTGTACGAATCGAGTAGCGGCAATGCGATGACTGGCGGTCGCGTGATCGCGGAAAACAGTGCGTCGATCTATCTGCTCGCACAAAAGCCGGAGTCCATCCAGGCGGCCGCTGCCACGGGACGCTTGCCGTTCTCCGACTGGCAACTGCACCAATTGCGCTCTGTGCACACCGAGCCCGGCGCCTACAGCGAAATCTTCTGCATGACCGAGTATGGGGCGGGCATCGGTCGCTTGGTCGTGAGTCCAAACGACGCATTGCTGTACTCCACCGACCCGCGTGATCGCGCCGATCTGGAGCGCCACCGCCGTTCGGGCCTGAGTCTGGCGGATGCCATCCAGGCCGTGCTCGCCGAGCGCGCCACGCAGAGGCCACAATGA
- a CDS encoding TrbC/VirB2 family protein, with translation MKAFPLIATALIAALLLLIPDFAFAGNVADDELAPLVQKIFDYLEGSVGLGIVIVAFVVAAIAAIAQRLIVFLSAFGLLIIVKYGPQVILNFFGATLDGLASLSPSAPHDLCWF, from the coding sequence ATGAAAGCATTCCCATTAATCGCGACCGCCCTGATTGCCGCACTACTGCTGCTGATCCCTGACTTTGCGTTTGCCGGAAACGTCGCCGACGACGAGCTGGCACCGCTGGTGCAGAAAATCTTCGACTACCTGGAAGGCTCAGTCGGCCTGGGCATTGTCATTGTCGCCTTTGTCGTCGCGGCCATTGCCGCCATCGCGCAACGGCTGATCGTGTTTCTGTCGGCGTTCGGGCTCCTGATCATCGTCAAATACGGTCCGCAGGTCATCCTCAACTTCTTCGGCGCCACGTTGGATGGACTTGCCAGCCTGTCGCCATCCGCGCCGCACGATCTCTGCTGGTTCTGA
- a CDS encoding TraV family lipoprotein → MSLTRLTLLLCVAAWCSACATTGSSRYSCGVPEGQPCRSALQVYAETDGAVTGHPIATANGSTPLPADDPWQLNQRDDGELVLVAAAPEPVPTVRTPMPVRTEARILRIWIAPFENADGDLVAGSHLYTEIEPRRWRVGQAALPATPSLSLMPDTSAQVTPIATGATSTDSD, encoded by the coding sequence ATGTCCCTGACTCGACTGACTTTGCTGCTGTGCGTCGCCGCGTGGTGCAGCGCCTGTGCCACCACCGGTAGCAGCCGCTACAGCTGCGGCGTGCCAGAGGGCCAGCCGTGCCGATCGGCCCTGCAGGTCTATGCCGAGACTGATGGTGCGGTCACGGGGCATCCTATCGCGACCGCCAATGGCTCCACACCGCTACCAGCCGATGACCCGTGGCAGCTCAATCAACGGGACGACGGCGAACTCGTGCTGGTCGCCGCGGCCCCAGAGCCCGTGCCCACGGTGCGCACGCCAATGCCGGTGCGGACGGAAGCGCGCATTCTGCGCATCTGGATCGCGCCGTTTGAAAACGCCGATGGCGACTTGGTGGCCGGATCCCATCTCTATACCGAAATCGAGCCGCGGCGCTGGCGCGTTGGCCAGGCGGCATTGCCGGCCACACCGTCGCTGAGCCTGATGCCCGATACCTCGGCCCAGGTCACCCCGATTGCAACCGGCGCGACCAGCACCGATTCCGACTGA
- a CDS encoding DMT family transporter, translating to MNAVPAELLTENTRRDWLSPLELGVLAAIWGASFMFQRIAAPEFGAMPLAEIRLALGAVILLPFLFSQRALFPRSIWPKLAVIGVINSAVPFALFAWAAQRAPAGIGAICNSMAVLFTALFAVLMFGERIGWKRGLALFAGFVGVVVLASAKTAGASIGWAVAAGTGAAVLYGIGANLVRLYLVGMPPIAVAAVTLSFASLSLLPFAWYLWPTQSISVSAWGSAVALGVLCTGIAYALYYRLIARIGASRAVTVTYLVPLFAVAWAWLLLGEPLTVPMAIAATLILGSVAFSQRSKR from the coding sequence ATGAATGCTGTCCCTGCTGAACTGCTCACCGAAAATACCCGCCGCGACTGGTTGAGCCCGTTGGAGTTGGGCGTGCTCGCCGCGATCTGGGGCGCCAGCTTCATGTTCCAACGCATCGCCGCACCTGAATTCGGCGCTATGCCGCTCGCTGAGATCCGGCTTGCGCTCGGCGCGGTCATCCTGCTGCCGTTCTTGTTCTCCCAGCGCGCGTTGTTCCCGCGCTCGATCTGGCCCAAGCTTGCCGTCATTGGCGTGATCAATTCGGCGGTGCCGTTCGCGCTGTTTGCGTGGGCAGCGCAACGCGCGCCCGCGGGTATCGGCGCGATCTGCAACTCGATGGCGGTGTTGTTCACGGCGCTGTTCGCGGTATTGATGTTCGGCGAGCGCATCGGTTGGAAGCGCGGCCTCGCGCTGTTTGCCGGATTTGTCGGCGTCGTCGTGCTGGCGAGCGCTAAGACCGCAGGTGCGAGCATTGGTTGGGCGGTGGCAGCGGGTACTGGCGCGGCCGTGCTGTATGGCATCGGCGCGAATCTGGTGCGCCTCTATTTGGTCGGCATGCCGCCCATCGCCGTGGCCGCGGTCACACTCAGCTTTGCCAGTCTGAGCCTGCTGCCGTTTGCGTGGTACCTGTGGCCCACGCAGTCGATCAGCGTATCGGCATGGGGTTCGGCGGTGGCGTTGGGGGTGCTCTGCACCGGCATTGCGTATGCGCTCTACTATCGATTGATTGCCCGCATCGGCGCGTCACGTGCCGTCACGGTCACGTACCTCGTACCGCTGTTTGCGGTCGCCTGGGCTTGGCTGCTGCTCGGCGAGCCGTTGACCGTGCCCATGGCCATAGCCGCCACGTTGATTCTTGGCAGCGTTGCCTTCAGCCAGCGCAGCAAGCGCTGA
- a CDS encoding LysR substrate-binding domain-containing protein, translated as MTERTEFLAALAAFESAARHQNFARAGDELHLTASAISHHVRKLEERLGVALFERHARGVRLTVEGRQLADSASSAMADLEGVAASLSAAQQSSARVRISTLHSLTYTWLIPMLADFRSRHPDIRLGFDTSASLTRFEEGGADLAIRHGPGHWPGLTAIHLMNDALFPVASPAFQKRHRIRSAEQLPNLPLIHDLARQGWLEWFRAASIVVTKIADPLVFSDSTDALQAAASGLGVALARQRIVTPWLARGELVQLPGPSVPTRWEYYLVYPAHRRLKPAAQAFVDWLLRNRSD; from the coding sequence ATGACCGAACGAACGGAATTCCTGGCGGCGCTTGCGGCATTTGAATCGGCAGCCCGCCATCAGAACTTTGCGCGCGCAGGCGATGAGCTGCATCTGACTGCCAGCGCGATCAGCCATCATGTGCGCAAGCTCGAAGAACGTCTGGGCGTGGCGCTGTTTGAGCGCCATGCGCGCGGCGTGCGCTTGACGGTCGAAGGTCGGCAGCTGGCCGATAGCGCCAGCAGCGCGATGGCCGACCTGGAAGGCGTGGCCGCGAGTCTCAGCGCCGCACAGCAGAGCTCAGCGCGCGTACGCATCAGTACGTTGCACTCACTGACTTACACCTGGCTGATCCCCATGCTCGCCGATTTTCGGAGCCGGCATCCCGACATCCGATTGGGCTTCGATACGAGTGCCAGCCTGACGCGATTCGAAGAAGGCGGCGCGGATCTGGCCATACGCCATGGCCCGGGGCATTGGCCCGGGCTTACGGCCATTCATCTGATGAACGATGCCCTGTTCCCGGTCGCGAGCCCAGCGTTTCAGAAACGACACCGAATTCGCAGCGCCGAGCAGTTGCCGAACCTGCCGTTGATCCACGATCTCGCGCGGCAGGGCTGGCTGGAGTGGTTTCGCGCAGCGTCCATTGTGGTGACGAAGATTGCCGATCCACTGGTGTTCAGCGACAGCACGGATGCGTTGCAGGCGGCCGCATCAGGACTTGGGGTAGCGCTGGCCAGACAGCGCATCGTGACGCCTTGGCTTGCGCGCGGGGAGCTCGTGCAACTCCCCGGACCGAGCGTGCCCACCCGCTGGGAGTATTACCTCGTGTATCCCGCGCATCGGCGACTCAAGCCCGCGGCGCAGGCGTTTGTCGATTGGCTACTGCGAAATCGTTCGGACTGA
- a CDS encoding protein kinase domain-containing protein, with protein MNLQRYSDQFDDSDVIAHSSPLEANAHRTNGRDSAPNLQGQRIGPCTLLGVLAEGSRGWLYRARRVDNGARMVVQFLDQPDADLYDLRRTPLQHSSLWPVQGAGTYAGRSYLLSPELVAPALFEFDLADERSVNESVRLLLPVIDAVAVLHRHGLLHLRLSPANVRIVRQHAVLMDVGTSRYLHGRSNVGWSGPSQHTPWLAPEQRDIGTRVSKQTDVYGLGLLLLAAVSAQSPAAFDGLPREAWRERAPLVPNAVWQICMRALQPEPSERFPDAAAMALDLRQYTTRIRSPSPRNGWSDRVWQRLQQALR; from the coding sequence ATGAATTTGCAACGCTACTCAGACCAATTCGACGACTCAGACGTGATCGCTCACTCGAGCCCGCTGGAGGCCAACGCGCACCGCACCAACGGTCGCGATTCGGCGCCGAATCTGCAAGGCCAGCGCATCGGACCATGCACGCTGCTCGGCGTGCTGGCCGAAGGCAGTCGTGGTTGGTTGTATCGGGCGCGCCGGGTCGACAACGGCGCACGCATGGTGGTGCAGTTCCTCGATCAACCCGATGCCGATCTCTATGATCTGCGCCGGACGCCGCTGCAGCACTCGAGTCTTTGGCCCGTACAGGGCGCCGGCACCTATGCGGGCCGAAGCTATTTGCTCAGTCCTGAGTTGGTCGCACCAGCGCTCTTCGAATTCGATCTCGCCGACGAGCGCAGCGTCAACGAATCCGTCCGCCTGTTGTTGCCGGTCATCGACGCCGTTGCAGTGTTGCATCGTCACGGACTGCTGCACCTGCGCCTGTCACCAGCCAATGTCCGCATCGTGCGTCAACACGCAGTCCTGATGGACGTTGGGACGAGCCGTTATCTGCATGGCCGCAGCAACGTGGGCTGGTCTGGGCCATCGCAACACACGCCGTGGCTGGCGCCCGAGCAGCGCGACATCGGCACGCGCGTTAGCAAGCAAACCGACGTGTATGGCTTGGGCTTGTTGCTGCTGGCTGCAGTCAGCGCGCAAAGCCCCGCGGCATTCGATGGTCTGCCGCGCGAAGCATGGCGTGAGCGTGCACCGTTGGTGCCGAATGCGGTGTGGCAGATTTGCATGCGAGCCTTGCAGCCGGAGCCGTCGGAGCGCTTTCCCGACGCCGCGGCCATGGCGCTGGACCTGCGCCAATACACCACCCGCATTCGCAGTCCAAGCCCCCGCAACGGCTGGTCCGACCGCGTCTGGCAGCGTCTGCAGCAGGCGCTGCGCTAA
- a CDS encoding lytic transglycosylase domain-containing protein, whose protein sequence is MTALALRGPIQQCRRSVDSCLLLMSMVRSLVMLFMLMVSMVAVADTRQQLPVAQCIDLVSRQFQVDPLPIHLLREVEGGWEGAVRQNANGSEDLGPMQVNSIHLPEFAALGITREEIRDNTGCRNVFVAISLYLRHLQAANGNVAMAIARYHSKSAAHASVYLGRIARIIERRLQRERLLVGR, encoded by the coding sequence ATGACGGCGCTTGCGTTACGCGGGCCGATCCAGCAATGTCGGCGATCTGTTGATTCCTGCCTGCTGCTCATGTCGATGGTTCGCTCGCTGGTGATGCTGTTCATGCTCATGGTGTCGATGGTGGCCGTCGCCGATACCCGCCAGCAACTGCCTGTGGCGCAGTGCATCGACTTGGTCAGTCGTCAGTTTCAGGTCGATCCCTTGCCGATTCACCTGCTGCGTGAAGTGGAAGGTGGCTGGGAGGGCGCGGTGCGGCAAAACGCCAATGGCAGTGAGGATCTTGGGCCGATGCAGGTCAATTCGATCCATTTGCCCGAGTTCGCGGCGCTTGGCATCACGCGTGAGGAAATTCGCGATAACACCGGTTGCCGAAACGTGTTTGTGGCGATCAGTCTGTATCTACGACATTTGCAGGCCGCCAACGGCAACGTCGCGATGGCGATTGCCCGGTACCACTCGAAGTCGGCCGCGCATGCCAGTGTGTATCTCGGTCGGATCGCCCGAATCATAGAACGCCGCTTGCAGCGCGAGCGGTTGTTGGTCGGTCGCTGA
- a CDS encoding exodeoxyribonuclease V subunit gamma, translating to MSFIVRHAARLEWLADALSADLAAHQPAQAFAMQTIIVAHPGMSRWLRAALAERSPAGIAAGYEFLLPGEWLERLSVVDPDLLSDKPELLHWLLYDLLSQAPFDSRPYSEPGQSAVRRFRRAGALAELFHRYSIYRADWIDAFERGQSIEPQAALWRTLKEMLGAETRTTRISRQRHALKVDTTRRDDLWVFGLNHCPPDLLELFRLYGQRAQVRWYFQNPCREFWLDLYQPRQLTKAQIAKQAGYAESGPPLLSQLGTSGRDLFEALLDVADQDEELAAEWPEQQTRLALLQTAIHQNQAKPRWPADAHDHSLVIHACSTEWGELEAVREALDRAVLDAPDLRPDEVLIMAVDPSAYRPWLHAVFSASAPAWPIRVADLNWLEHDPWFQLLETLLTKADAPIRRSVWLAVLRHPEVSRHWHIDPALLDKLEQALDRVHASFGWDGADRGDGSDQHSLGAGLGRLWSRYAADTALEPWTLVGLEASLLARAESVLALLHAWHKLAQNDHSLTRWCQLLRRWLARLLGPIDAEFRAPREVLASLLAGLEQEALLTECHTPLPISAFAECLRDRLRQPAAEAPTPAGGIRFSGLVPFRSLPFRFIAVLGLNADQFPRQDPGLGPDDLLKWSPRQRLDRDRRVEDRYLFLEAILNAREWLHLSYVSKAAKDGSEQAPSNLLMELAQVLDVAEGAPQRSLEKTPVRSWWRHGPLLPHAPERFERGSFASAWLPAARRLAQGTTDAPDWEAARLRAVEGAPERLSLHDLLDFVAHPGRWFVQRRLGIRFDEGREADPDLEPLRLKSRGTSRLERELLEASLSAGHVLEQVPERWHELAELPAGRLGEMSFAALRDTCAERWKQVTPEVLQAWQAPTRVLPIDFGLVHGELTLRGDALVLSDPYLNPGRVMSALLALRLAAASDRRPKQLVVIAEWKRPTAPRLHHGMRLPSVIHIPVSDSNAPALCEPYVSACRNAYHAPLLLPLEAAQSAWNYVEADPSARVREAEKAFESNAYSGRNDWCWRLLTRGTPLFTDALLAQQFLDQAAAWFAPVFEQMQPYGPANASKK from the coding sequence ATGAGCTTCATCGTGCGCCACGCCGCGCGCCTGGAGTGGCTTGCCGATGCGTTGTCTGCGGACTTGGCCGCGCACCAACCGGCGCAAGCGTTCGCGATGCAGACCATCATCGTTGCGCATCCAGGCATGAGCCGGTGGCTGCGCGCCGCACTGGCCGAGCGGAGTCCAGCCGGAATCGCTGCCGGATACGAGTTTCTGCTGCCCGGTGAGTGGCTCGAACGCTTGAGCGTGGTCGACCCGGATCTGCTGAGCGACAAGCCTGAGTTGCTGCACTGGCTGCTCTACGATCTGTTGTCCCAGGCACCGTTCGACAGTCGGCCCTACAGCGAGCCCGGCCAAAGTGCCGTTCGCCGGTTCCGTCGGGCCGGTGCACTCGCGGAATTGTTCCATCGCTACAGCATCTACCGTGCCGATTGGATCGACGCGTTCGAGCGCGGCCAGTCAATCGAACCGCAAGCAGCGCTCTGGCGCACGCTCAAAGAAATGCTCGGCGCAGAAACGCGCACCACACGAATCAGCCGACAAAGGCACGCTTTGAAGGTCGACACCACGCGCCGGGACGACTTGTGGGTCTTTGGTCTGAATCATTGCCCACCCGACCTGCTCGAGCTGTTTCGACTTTATGGTCAACGCGCTCAGGTGCGCTGGTACTTTCAGAATCCCTGCCGGGAGTTCTGGCTCGACTTGTATCAACCGCGGCAGTTGACGAAGGCGCAGATCGCGAAGCAAGCGGGCTATGCCGAATCCGGACCACCACTGTTGTCGCAGCTAGGCACGTCCGGTCGCGACCTGTTCGAGGCCTTGCTCGACGTGGCCGATCAGGACGAAGAACTGGCGGCGGAATGGCCAGAGCAACAAACGCGTTTGGCGCTTCTGCAAACCGCGATTCATCAGAATCAGGCCAAGCCACGCTGGCCGGCTGACGCGCACGATCACAGCCTGGTGATCCATGCGTGCAGCACCGAATGGGGCGAACTTGAGGCCGTGCGCGAGGCCCTTGATCGCGCGGTACTTGATGCACCCGATCTGCGCCCGGACGAAGTGCTGATCATGGCAGTCGACCCGAGCGCCTACCGGCCTTGGCTGCATGCCGTGTTCAGCGCCAGCGCGCCGGCCTGGCCGATTCGCGTGGCCGATCTGAATTGGCTGGAACATGACCCGTGGTTTCAATTACTGGAAACGCTGCTCACCAAAGCCGATGCGCCAATCCGGCGCAGTGTCTGGCTCGCCGTGCTGCGGCACCCCGAAGTCAGCCGCCACTGGCACATCGATCCGGCGCTGCTCGACAAGCTCGAGCAAGCGCTGGACCGCGTGCATGCGAGCTTTGGCTGGGACGGTGCCGATCGCGGCGACGGCAGTGATCAACACAGTCTCGGTGCGGGTCTCGGGCGCCTGTGGTCGCGCTACGCCGCCGACACAGCTTTGGAGCCATGGACCCTCGTCGGCCTCGAAGCGAGTCTGCTCGCGCGCGCGGAATCGGTGCTGGCGTTGTTGCATGCCTGGCACAAACTGGCGCAGAACGACCACAGCCTGACTCGCTGGTGCCAATTGCTCAGGCGTTGGCTGGCCCGCCTGCTTGGGCCGATTGACGCCGAGTTCCGGGCACCTCGTGAGGTGCTGGCCTCGCTGCTCGCTGGGCTCGAACAAGAAGCCTTACTGACCGAGTGTCACACGCCATTGCCGATCAGTGCTTTTGCTGAGTGTCTACGCGACCGACTGCGGCAGCCTGCTGCCGAAGCGCCAACACCGGCCGGCGGCATCCGCTTTTCTGGTCTCGTGCCGTTCCGCAGTTTGCCGTTCCGGTTCATTGCGGTGCTTGGTTTGAATGCCGATCAGTTTCCCCGCCAAGATCCTGGTTTGGGTCCGGATGATTTGCTGAAGTGGTCACCGCGGCAACGCCTCGACCGCGACCGCCGTGTCGAAGATCGCTATCTGTTTCTGGAAGCGATCCTCAATGCGCGCGAGTGGCTGCATCTGAGCTATGTCAGCAAAGCGGCAAAAGACGGCTCAGAGCAAGCGCCTTCAAATCTGCTGATGGAATTGGCACAAGTGCTGGACGTGGCCGAGGGCGCGCCGCAGCGCAGTCTCGAAAAAACACCAGTCCGCAGCTGGTGGCGGCACGGGCCATTGCTTCCCCATGCTCCAGAGCGCTTCGAGCGTGGCAGTTTTGCATCGGCCTGGTTGCCGGCGGCCAGGCGTTTGGCGCAGGGCACGACGGACGCACCGGATTGGGAAGCCGCTCGTCTGCGCGCCGTTGAAGGGGCACCCGAACGGCTGTCACTCCACGATCTGCTCGACTTTGTGGCCCATCCGGGACGCTGGTTTGTGCAGCGTCGGCTTGGGATTCGATTTGATGAAGGCCGCGAGGCCGATCCCGATCTGGAGCCCCTGCGGCTGAAGTCGCGCGGCACCTCCCGTCTAGAGCGCGAGTTGCTGGAGGCCTCGCTGTCGGCCGGGCACGTGCTTGAGCAAGTGCCCGAACGCTGGCACGAATTGGCCGAGCTGCCGGCAGGCCGGTTGGGCGAGATGAGCTTTGCGGCATTGCGTGATACGTGCGCCGAACGCTGGAAGCAGGTGACGCCTGAGGTGCTGCAGGCCTGGCAAGCCCCCACACGCGTGTTGCCAATCGACTTCGGGCTCGTCCACGGTGAGCTGACGCTGCGCGGTGATGCGCTGGTGCTGAGTGATCCGTATCTGAATCCAGGACGCGTCATGAGCGCGCTGCTCGCGCTTCGGTTGGCGGCCGCCAGTGACCGCCGGCCCAAGCAACTGGTGGTCATCGCCGAATGGAAACGGCCGACTGCCCCTAGGCTGCACCACGGCATGAGACTGCCCAGCGTGATTCACATTCCCGTCAGTGATTCGAACGCTCCTGCATTATGCGAGCCGTACGTCTCCGCGTGTCGAAATGCCTATCATGCGCCGTTGCTGTTGCCACTCGAGGCGGCCCAATCGGCTTGGAACTACGTGGAAGCCGACCCCAGCGCCCGAGTCCGCGAGGCAGAGAAGGCATTCGAATCCAATGCCTACAGCGGCCGAAACGACTGGTGCTGGCGGCTCCTGACGCGTGGCACGCCACTGTTCACCGACGCGTTGCTGGCGCAGCAGTTTCTCGACCAGGCAGCCGCTTGGTTTGCGCCGGTGTTCGAACAGATGCAGCCTTACGGACCCGCGAATGCGTCCAAGAAATAG